In Metarhizium brunneum chromosome 3, complete sequence, a genomic segment contains:
- the OTApks gene encoding Ochratoxin highly reducing polyketide synthase has translation MGSASRNEDMYEPIAIIGLACRYGGDVKNSSELLRHVMKARSVYGAVPEGRLDARHLYHPATGHIGSIYSNGGYFLKDDINNFDSAFFQLPENDVVAMDPQQKMLLEGVYHALENAGMSMKEIASTTTSVYVGCSNNDSLAIANSDLLSTLQCTSTGTSPSILSNRISWFYDLRGTSQTIDTACSSSLVAFHQACQSIQHGHSMAIACGVNIMEHPGATQNLCSLGVLSPDGQCFTFDERANGYGRGEGVGTVILKPLRAALRDGNHVRAVVRSTGSNQDGRTAGITLPNAVAQEQLIRSVYAAANLNMADTGYVEAHGTGTFVGDPLELTAISSAFAPNRESDLFVSSVKSVIGHLEGGAGIAGLISATLAVESGSIPPVTNLQKLNPNIPNQKRIRFTKEAIPWPRSDLRRASVNSFGFGGTNAHVVLEDIGGFLSQNEGFAAESLNTMKPFTNGHAHTNGLNHQDSDIESSVNGLTHKPNGAVISSPAKKRILTLSGFDEDGIQRNNARLVEYLQSVPVKGQFLENFLHTVNEKRSSFDWRCYYILDSHDSLLSSLRQVPHPIRVSKTPKIVRFVFTGQGANWPGMAQDLLVYRIFETRICEAAKYFMDLGADWDLREILARSDLDMTEPTLAQSTCIAVQVGLVDLLMSWNIVPTTVVGHSSGEIAAAYCAGKISRQAAWKVAFCRGVVCSKSMGNGTMMAAAVGEKQAEELLSRLGGIEQPLQVQIGCFNSPKNLTFTGKRESLDTLKQELEQSGIFCKLLGVKVAYHSAELKAVAGEYLTSLGDLNFGDRVNQNTGIRMHSSLTGECIGPHEDIGPEYWVKNLVSPVRFTSALLHSIGADSDLKRLDKVTDTIIEIGPHSALRSAIQDTFADSQILQSIGYASILKRGETSGETVLQTMGLLYTLGYPVDITAVNEREMANGFSTKHVLNDLPPYAFRHTSKRATTRQIEALKFPAFGRHELLGVPLLDSNPFEQRWRNFIGPQQVPWLSSNRLNDKILFPGVAYILMAVEAALLRFGALDAGAVELRNISILESLFVPDDAVGVEIIFSLSQLHEATELSGGWSRFRFVSHNLDGDSWTEHCVGSIRVEKGTASPPRPLFSEAMRAATASTEAENRYFTEMIEPDKLYQSFSSAGTNFGDYLKGISEFRRSQDRMAYMSHVLSPDIPRTAHDRYTIHPCALESILQGLLCLGSPEDTTVNGSMVANRLGHVWITNPLSDETATSRQFKTFAETERKTSTIYTSDVAIYAQGSLEPNFLIKGLDLVLLPPQEDGQAADESFYVETWKPDAKMLTSFEKVCSSQELSGSLIRAFTREDHQGLQLTCSVFVLDSLQKISGLNEDDLPLHLRSFVDWIKAQAEIITQGRAPFVDLTALEQVRVKDELKQALFDSVARRSARGELLIRVGVNLVPILTQQVDSLELMFGSDDIMSRTYNEGLPGDVAILEVGAGTGSATKIVLDAFRNSGGQDAESGILPIDTYDFTDMSGAFFERAKSRFADWSDVLRYQTFDVEKDPALQGFELASYDLVIATHVLHATANLQVSLKNIKSLLKSGGDLIVIENVKPQLMCTPLAFGILPGWWRGIESYRQSNPLIDQKQWDAELEQAGFKLRMQIQDTDEAANQETSATIASTQQLLDETCQHGYKCAIIYHADYVSQLQLARECASTLTKVLECDCSLVSLREADAGELDADFCVSLLNLQGFDLSDITDPDFQQIKLVLETCINMIWVSGNPDDDSKAAMCRGLVRSARWERDQDAVNFITLGICNPLPPNSVISEQVARVARGAFISQGVIAANGEYATKDGVLLTNRLLPAKKINTAVNRRSDPKTEPIQLGAISQGIKLTSIDPHKPQAFHFIRDELAESPLGHDEVQLKVHAAGVRREDIDEASRLIPGQGIGRDCVGLVTEIGSSVTDVVVGDRVMAVRTIPSSGALSSLFRTHCSAVQKIPDGVGYLEAATIPWNFCTAHYCIVKVARVQPGETIMIQCADNAIGQAAIQLAKSIGANLLCTVSSNEDNLVLASRYNLDQAAVLSNDKVPLGVEAILSSMCKGGINVYLNCDPMGISDAYQSQVTPFGRVVDLHGAATANHLSLKDLSKASISYISVAMDPVAQSRPELIQEALLDTSRRLSCSQFKPLSHVEVLGYSELPKAILRCRDRQSKNPSMFVVQPKDDEVVPMRLEPIGDYLLRGDASYLLVGGFGGIGRRLALWMHSRGARNFIFLSRSGPTDPRARELCETLKSSGCRVESIVSDAADTESVNKSMQRCRDIMPPIKGCVQCSMVLVDSMICNMSHSQFMAAIRPKVQGTINITNNLPEKLDFFILLSSSSAIIGNRGQANYAAANVFLDTFARHLTAQGRPTTSISLGSVLSFGWVAENQDRLPIALAYGTITEDRLLSILEYHMDPRLGAAENSDNCHTIAGLRSASDFQRHSVPLPAFMSHPLFTHLRASGRQGRAKEAEATISIAQGLAGAASTEEAVDFVSDAIIAKISRIMAISPKDMETYRTLSSYGVDSLVTVDMKSWFKRELGATVGTKDILGELTIYGLAGKVVTGSSLRKESVI, from the exons ATGGGTTCGGCTAGCCGGAATGAAGACATGTACGAGCCAATTGCCATTATAGGTTTGGCATGTAGGTATGGAGGTGATGTGAAGAATAGCTCGGAACTTCTGCGACATGTTATGAAAGCCAGGTCGGTGTATGGAGCGGTACCTGAAGGTCGACTAGACGCAAGGCATTTATACCATCCAGCGACGGGACATATTGGATCCATCTATTCAAATGGTGGCTACTTTCTGAAGGAcgatattaataattttgACTCGGCCTTCTTCCAGCTTCCCGAAAATGATGTGGTGGCTATGGATCCCCAACAAAAGATGCTCCTCGAGGGTGTGTACCATGCCTTGGAAAACG CCGGAATGTCTATGAAGGAGATTGCTTCCACAACAACCTCTGTATATGTCGGCTGTTCCAACAATGACTccctggccattgccaactCGGATCTCTTATCGACCTTGCAATGTACATCCACCGGAACGAGCCCGTCTATTCTATCAAACCGTATTAGCTGGTTCTATGACCTCCGTGGAACCAGTCAAACCATCGATACTGCCTGCTCAAGCAGCCTGGTTGCCTTTCATCAAGCATGCCAGAGCATACAGCATGGACACTCCATG GCCATCGCGTGCGGTGTCAACATTATGGAACATCCAGGGGCGACACAAAACTTATGCAGTCTAGGGGTACTATCGCCTGACGGACAATGCTTCACATTTGACGAGCGTGCCAATGGATACGGACGGGGAGAGGGCGTCGGCACCGTCATCCTCAAGCCGCTACGAGCTGCTCTAAGGGATGGCAACCACGTTCGGGCTGTCGTTCGCAGTACTGGCTCAAACCAGGACGGAAGGACGGCGGGCATCACGCTTCCCAATGCCGTTGCCCAAGAGCAGTTGATCCGTTCAGTTTACGCCGCTGCAAATctcaacatggccgacaCGGGATACGTCGAAGCACACGGAACAGGTACATTTGTCGGAGACCCTCTTGAGCTTACTGCCATCTCTTCGGCATTTGCGCCCAACAGGGAAAGCGATCTGTTTGTCAGTTCGGTCAAGTCGGTGATAGGACACTTGGAAGGCGGCGCAGGCATAGCCGGGCTGATATCAGCAACCCTCGCCGTAGAATCCGGTTCGATACCACCCGTCACAAATCTACAGAAACTGAACCCCAATATACCGAATCAAAAGAGGATACGGTTTACCAAGGAAGCGataccatggccaagaagtgATTTGCGTCGCGCGTCTGTCAACTCGTTTGGGTTTGGGGGAACGAATGCCCACGTTGTATTGGAAGACATTGGCGGATTTCTATCCCAAAATGAGGGTTTTGCAGCCGAAAGTCTCAATACAATGAAGCCTTTCACTAATGGACATGCACATACCAACGGGCTTAACCACCAAGACAGTGACATTGAAAGCAGCGTCAACGGGTTAACGCACAAACCAAATGGTGCTGTAATTTCCTCACCGGCTAAGAAAAGAATCCTCACACTGTCAGGATTTGATGAAGACGGAATACAGCGAAATAACGCTCGTCTCGTGGAATATCTGCAATCTGTGCCTGTTAAAGGGCAATTCCTGGAGAATTTTCTGCATACTGTTAACGAAAAGAGGTCATCTTTTGACTGGCGATGTTACTATATCCTAGACAGCCACGACAGTCTACTCAGCTCCTTACGCCAGGTTCCGCATCCTATTCGGGTGTCCAAGACTCCCAAGATTGTGCGATTTGTCTTCACCGGTCAGGGAGCAAATTGGCCTGGAATGGCTCAAGACCTACTGGTGTACCGGATTTTCGAGACGAGGATTTGCGAGGCGGCAAAGTACTTTATGGACCTTGGGGCTGACTGGGATCTTAGAG AAATTCTCGCACGCTCCGACTTGGACATGACGGAGCCCACTCTGGCGCAGTCGACCTGTATCGCGGTCCAAGTTGGGCTGGTTGACTTGTTGATGAGCTGGAATATTGTCCCGACAACGGTCGTAGGTCACTCTTCAGGTGAAATTGCTGCGGCCTATTGCGCTGGAAAAATATCTCGGCAGGCTGCTTGGAAAGTTGCTTTCTGCAGGGGCGTGGTTTGTTCAAAGTCCATGGGAAATGGCaccatgatggccgcggcCGTTGGCGAAAAGCAAGCCGAAGAGTTGCTCTCACGGCTTGGTGGCATCGAACAACCACTGCAAGTACAAATTGGTTGTTTTAACAGCCCCAAGAATTTGACTTTTACAGGTAAAAGGGAAAGCCTGGATACACTAAAGCAAGAGTTGGAACAATCGGGCATTTTCTGCAAATTGCTCGGCGTCAAGGTTGCATACCACTCAGCAGAGTTAAAAGCCGTTGCAGGAGAGTATTTGACAAGCCTAGGGGACCTGAACTTTGGAGACAGAGTTAACCAGAATACCGGTATTCGCATGCATTCATCCCTCACAGGCGAATGCATTGGACCTCATGAAGATATTGGGCCGGAATATTGGGTCAAGAACCTCGTTTCTCCTGTACGGTTTACTTCCGCCCTCCTGCATTCAATTGGAGCCGACAGCGATTTGAAGCGGCTGGACAAGGTCACAGACACAATCATCGAGATTGGTCCTCATTCAGCTCTGAGAAGCGCCATTCAAGATACGTTTGCGGATTCTCAAATCCTGCAGTCCATCGGATATGCAAGCATATTGAAGCGAGGTGAAACAAGTGGCGAGACCGTACTGCAAACCATGGGTCTTCTCTACACCTTGGGCTATCCAGTGGATATTACTGCTGTCAACGAAAGGGAAATGGCTAATGGATTTAGTACCAAACATGTCCTCAATGATCTCCCTCCATATGCCTTTCGCCACACAAGCAAGAGAGCAACGACAAGGCAGATTGAAGCTTTAAAGTTTCCAGCTTTTGGAAGACACGAATTGCTAGGTGTTCCCCTTCTGGACTCAAATCCATTCGAACAGCGCTGGAGGAACTTCATTGGGCCGCAGCAAGTCCCATGGCTGTCGTCAAACAGG TTGAATGATAAGATCCTCTTTCCAGGAGTTGCCTATATTCTTATGGCGGTAGAAGCCGCGTTGCTAAGATTTGGAGCACTTGACGCTGGAGCTGTGGAACTGCGAAATATCTCGATTTTGGAGTCGTTGTTTGTTCCTGATGATGCAGTCGGGGTCGAGATAATATTCTCCCTGTCCCAGTTACACGAAGCAACTGAACTATCCGGTGGATGGTCAAGATTCCGCTTCGTTTCCCATAATCTCGACGGAGATAGTTGGACAGAACACTGTGTGGGAAGCATTAGGGTAGAAAAGGGAACGGCATCACCACCCCGACCACTATTCTCGGAGGCGATGCGAGCTGCAACCGCCTCAACCGAAGCAGAAAACCGGTATTTCACTGAGATGATTGAACCGGACAAGTTGTATCAAAGCTTTTCGTCCGCAGGAACCAACTTTGGAGATTACTTAAAGGGCATTAGCGAATTCCGCCGGTCTCAAGATCGGATGGCTTACATGTCGCATGTTTTATCGCCAGATATACCCAGGACAGCTCATGACCGATACACCATTCACCCCTGCGCTCTCGAAAGCATCCTACAAGGTCTTTTATGTCTAGGAAGCCCGGAAGACACGACAGTCAATGGCTCGATGGTTGCCAATCGTTTGGGGCATGTTTGGATTACAAACCCTCTCAGCGACGAGACAGCTACCAGCCGCCAGTTTAAAACCTTTGCCGAGACGGAGAGGAAAACATCAACCATTTATACATCAGACGTCGCGATATATGCTCAAGGATCGTTGGAGCCAAATTTCCTCATCAAGGGACTCGATCTGGTTCTTCTGCCACCCCAGGAAGACGGACAGGCTGCCGACGAGTCTTTCTACGTTGAAACATGGAAGCCAGACGCAAAAATGCTGACATCTTTTGAAAAAGTCTGCAGCTCTCAGGAGTTGTCTGGCAGCTTAATCAGGGCATTTACAAGAGAGGACCACCAAGGCCTTCAACTCACATGTTCGGTATTCGTGCTAGACTCGCTACAGAAAATTTCCGGATTGAACGAAGACGACCTGCCCTTGCATCTGCGGTCATTCGTTGACTGGATAAAGGCGCAAGCCGAAATTATTACGCAAGGCAGAGCTCCTTTTGTCGACCTCACGGCATTGGAGCAGGTTCGTGTCAAAGATGAGCTCAAACAGGCCTTGTTCGATAGTGTAGCCAGACGAAGTGCCCGGGGAGAGCTTCTTATTCGAGTTGGCGTCAATCTTGTACCTATTCTGACCCAACAAGTCGACAGCTTGGAACTCATGTTTGGGAGCGACGATATCATGAGTCGAACATACAACGAAGGCCTACCCGGAGACGTTGCA ATTCTCGAAGTCGGCGCGGGTACGGGCAGCGCAACCAAGATTGTACTCGATGCGTTTAGGAATTCCGGTGGACAGGATGCCGAAAGCGGCATTTTGCCTATTGATACGTACGACTTCACCGACATGTCTGGCGCATTCTTTGAACGCGCCAAGTCTCGTTTTGCCGACTGGTCCGACGTTCTGCGCTACCAGACGTTTGACGTCGAAAAGGATCCAGCACTTCAGGGATTCGAACTCGCATCTTATGACCTTGTTATTGCGACTCAT GTCCTACATGCTACAGCCAATCTTCAAGTGAGCTTGAAGAACATAAAAAGTCTCTTAAAGAG TGGAGGAgacctcatcgtcatcgaaaATGTCAAGCCTCAGTTGATGTGCACGCCGCTGGCGTTTGGCATACTACCAGGGTGGTGGCGCGGCATCGAGTCTTATCGTCAATCAAACCCTCTTATAGACCAAAAGCAATGGGATGCTGAGCTGGAGCAAGCTGGCTTCAAGCTGAGGATGCAAATACAGGACACAGACGAGGCCGCTAACCAGGAGACATCAGCAACTATTGCATCTACACAGCAGCTTCTTGACGAAACATGTCAACATGGCTACAAATGCGCAATCATCTACCATGCCGACTATGTCTCGCAACTGCAGCTCGCTAGAGAGTGTGCCTCAACACTAACCAAGGTTCTTGAATGCGATTGCTCCTTGGTAAGCCTACGTGAGGCTGATGCCGGTGAACTTGACGCAGACTTTTGTGTATCTCTGTTGAACTTGCAGGGATTTGATCTTTCGGATATAACGGATCCCGACTTCCAACAGATCAAGTTGGTCCTGGAAACCTGCATCAATATGATATGGGTCTCGGGCAATCCGGACGACGActccaaggcggcaatgTGCCGTGGTCTCGTCCGAAGTGCCAGATGGGAGCGCGATCAGGATGCAGTCAACTTCATCACGCTTGGGATATGCAATCCATTGCCTCCCAACTCTGTCATCTCAGAACAAGTTGCCCGTGTGGCTCGTGGAGCCTTCATCTCTCAGGGCGTGATAGCTGCCAACGGTGAATACGCCACAAAGGACGGAGTACTCTTGACAAACAGGCTTCTACCTGCCAAGAAGATTAACACGGCTGTGAATAGGAGATCGGACCCGAAAACTGAGCCTATTCAGCTTGGAGCCATATCCCAAGGGATCAAGCTCACTTCAATTGACCCTCATAAACCGCAAGCATTCCATTTCATTCGTGATGAACTGGCAGAGAGCCCCctgggccatgatgaagttcAACTGAAGGTACATGCCGCTGGCGTACGACGAGAAGACATCGATGAGGCTAGCCGTTTGATACCCGGGCAAGGCATAGGCCGAGATTGTGTTGGTCTTGTGACTGAAATTGGGTCATCCGTAACAGACGTTGTTGTTGGCGACCGAGTCATGGCCGTGAGGACTATTCCATCGAGCGGCGCTCTATCAAGTCTCTTCCGAACCCATTGCAGCGCAGTCCAAAAGATCCCAGACGGGGTGGGATATCTCGAGGCTGCAACAATTCCCTGGAACTTCTGCACTGCCCATTACTGCATCGTCAAAGTGGCTCGTGTGCAACCGGGCGAAACCATCATGATCCAGTGCGCAGACAACGCTATCGGGCAAGCGGCTATTCAACTCGCCAAGTCGATCGGCGCCAACTTGCTATGCACTGTCTCTTCAAACGAGGACAATCTCGTTCTGGCTTCTCGATATAACCTCGACCAGGCAGCTGTCTTGTCGAATGACAAAGTACCATTAGGCGTGGAGGCTATTCTTTCCTCAATGTGCAAAGGAGGAATTAATGTGTATCTGAACTGTGATCCAATGGGAATCTCTGACGCGTACCAATCCCAAGTTACACCCTTTGGTCGCGTCGTTGATCTCCATGGCGCAGCTACCGCTAATCATCTCTCCTTGAAAGATCTTTCCAAGGCAAGCATTTCTTATATATCCGTCGCCATGGATCCAGTAGCCCAGTCCCGGCCCGAACTCATCCAAGAGGCACTTTTAGACACGTCGCGTCGGCTCTCTTGCTCTCAGTTCAAACCCTTGAGTCATGTTGAGGTATTAGGATACTCGGAACTTCCAAAAGCTATCCTCCGGTGTCGCGATAGACAGTCAAAGAACCCCTCCATGTTTGTTGTCCAGCCTAAAGATGATGAAGTGGTCCCC ATGCGTCTTGAACCAATCGGTGATTATCTTCTGAGAGGAGACGCATCCTACCTTCTTGTTGGGGGGTTCGGGGGCATTGGAAGAAGACTAGCGCTTTGGATGCACTCGCGCGGAGCGAGGAACTTCATCTTCCTATCAAGATCGGGACCGACGGATCCCAGGGCCCGAGAACTCTGTGAAACGCTAAAGTCTTCTGGTTGCCGGGTGGAAAGTATCGTAAGCGATGCAGCAGACACGGAATCGGTGAACAAGTCCATGCAAAGGTGTCGCGACATAATGCCTCCCATCAAGGGCTGCGTGCAATGTTCCATGGTGCTGGTC GATTCTATGATTTGCAACATGTCACACAGCCAATTCATGGCCGCTATTCGACCTAAGGTACAAGGAACAATTAACATTACTAATAACCTCCCTGAAAAACTGGACTTCTTTATCTTACTATCATCCTCGTCCGCTATTATCGGCAACCGTGGGCAAGCTAACTACGCGGCCGCAAACGTATTCCTAGACACGTTCGCAAGACATCTCACGGCCCAAGGACGGCCAACAACATCTATTAGTCTTGGAAGCGTTCTGTCGTTTGGCTGGGTTGCTGAAAACCAAGACCGACTCCCTATTGCTCTTGCATACGGAACCATCACAGAAGACCGTCTCCTGTCCATCCTAGAGTACCACATGGATCCGCGActgggcgccgccgagaacAGTGACAACTGTCACACAATTGCTGGCCTCCGTTCCGCGAGCGACTTTCAGCGCCACTCAGTCCCGCTGCCAGCTTTCATGTCGCACCCGTTGTTTACGCACTTGCGCGCCTCGGGACGGCAAGGCAGAGCCAAGGAGGCAGAGGCGACTATATCCATTGCACAAGGACTCGCCGGTGCAGCGTCCACGGAAGAGGCAGTTGATTTCGTCTCCGacgccatcattgccaagaTATCCAGGATTATGGCCATTTCTCCCAAGGATATGGAAACGTACCGAACCTTGAGCTCGTATGGCGTTGACTCTCTGGTTACTGTTGATATGAAGTCGTGGTTCAAGAGGGAACTTGGCGCTACAGTTGGCACAAAGGACATCCTGGGCGAGCTTACGATTTATGGCTTGGCAGGAAAGGTTGTTACAGGAAGTAGTTTAAGGAAAGAATCTGTTATATAG